In one window of Ruminococcus albus AD2013 DNA:
- the iorA gene encoding indolepyruvate ferredoxin oxidoreductase subunit alpha yields MKKLMLGNEAFARGLYEAGCKVVSSYPGTPSTEITEAAAKYEEIYAEWAPNEKVAMEVALGASIAGVRSFCGMKHVGLNVAADPLYTAGYTGVTGGMVIAVADDPGMHSSQNEQDSRHHAAASKTMMIEPSDSAECKEYTKMAFELSEKFDVPVIVRMSTRVAHSQSAVELCDREEREPIPYEKNAAKYVMMPGNAIRRHPVVEDRMRAIAEYGENCPLNTVEYNDTEIGVVTAGICYQYAKEALGDKVSYLKLGIVNPMPINIIKDFASKCKKIIVIEELDDVIETHCKKNGIECQGKELFGWLGEINQVIIRDKVLGIKPEFDTFEDTVPVRPPVMCAGCPHRGLFYCLSKLKVTVSGDIGCYTLGATAPLCAMDSTICMGASISALHGYNKALGADAEKKSVAVIGDSTFMHSGMTGLVNIAYNATNSTVIILDNSITGMTGHQQNPTTGKNLKGDPAAAVNLEELCHAIGIKSVRVVDPYHMAETEAVIKEELAKEEPSVIISRRPCALLKYVKHKPALHCDQDKCVGCKQCLKIGCPAISIHDGKMVIDHTQCVGCGICTEMCKLGAIKGEE; encoded by the coding sequence ATGAAAAAACTGATGCTTGGTAATGAGGCATTTGCCAGAGGTCTGTACGAGGCGGGCTGTAAAGTCGTTTCGTCTTACCCGGGCACACCCTCTACCGAGATAACCGAGGCTGCTGCTAAGTATGAGGAGATATATGCTGAGTGGGCACCGAATGAGAAGGTCGCTATGGAGGTCGCACTTGGTGCTTCCATCGCAGGTGTAAGAAGCTTCTGCGGTATGAAGCACGTTGGTCTCAACGTTGCTGCCGATCCGCTTTATACTGCCGGTTATACAGGCGTTACAGGCGGTATGGTAATCGCTGTTGCTGATGATCCCGGTATGCACTCCTCTCAGAATGAGCAGGATTCCCGTCATCACGCTGCTGCATCAAAAACTATGATGATAGAACCTTCGGATTCCGCTGAGTGTAAGGAATACACCAAGATGGCATTCGAGCTTTCCGAAAAGTTCGATGTTCCTGTTATCGTAAGAATGTCCACAAGAGTTGCACATTCACAGTCGGCAGTTGAACTCTGCGACAGGGAAGAGAGAGAGCCTATACCTTATGAGAAGAACGCTGCCAAGTACGTTATGATGCCCGGCAACGCTATCCGCAGACATCCTGTTGTTGAGGACAGAATGAGAGCTATCGCTGAGTATGGTGAGAACTGCCCCCTCAATACAGTTGAGTACAATGATACCGAGATCGGTGTTGTTACCGCAGGTATCTGCTATCAGTATGCTAAGGAAGCACTGGGCGACAAGGTAAGCTACCTGAAACTTGGTATTGTGAACCCCATGCCTATCAATATCATCAAGGATTTCGCTTCCAAGTGCAAGAAGATAATCGTTATCGAGGAACTCGACGATGTTATCGAAACACACTGCAAGAAGAACGGCATCGAATGTCAGGGTAAGGAACTCTTCGGCTGGCTTGGAGAGATAAATCAGGTCATTATCAGGGATAAGGTACTGGGTATCAAGCCCGAGTTTGATACATTCGAGGATACTGTTCCCGTTAGACCTCCCGTAATGTGCGCAGGCTGCCCTCACAGAGGCCTGTTCTACTGCCTGAGCAAGCTGAAAGTTACCGTATCGGGCGATATCGGCTGCTATACACTGGGTGCTACCGCTCCTCTGTGCGCTATGGATTCCACTATATGCATGGGCGCATCCATATCCGCACTCCACGGCTACAACAAGGCTCTCGGAGCTGACGCTGAGAAGAAGTCCGTCGCTGTTATCGGTGATTCCACATTCATGCACAGCGGTATGACAGGACTTGTTAACATAGCTTACAACGCTACAAATTCCACTGTTATCATACTGGATAACTCCATCACAGGTATGACAGGTCATCAGCAGAACCCCACAACAGGCAAAAACCTCAAGGGCGACCCTGCTGCTGCTGTAAATCTTGAAGAACTCTGCCACGCTATCGGCATCAAGAGTGTCCGCGTTGTGGACCCCTATCACATGGCTGAAACTGAGGCAGTGATCAAGGAAGAACTTGCTAAGGAAGAGCCTTCCGTTATCATTTCAAGAAGACCCTGCGCTTTGCTGAAATACGTTAAGCACAAGCCTGC
- a CDS encoding galactokinase, which produces MKILSMGKIYTKDNMEKQLHRYGSAAVEFKKYFGVKPEFFFSAPGRTEVGGNHTDHNLGCVLAAGVSLDIIAAVIPADDGYITVKSEGFPTDVVDICDTEPRENEKNTSSALIRGVADGFKKNGHKLGGFKAYMTSEVLQGSGLSSSAAYEVIIGTILNGLYNDGKINDVEIAKIAQYAENVHFGKPSGLMDQMASSVGGLITIDFKDKDAPLVQCVNYDFSESGHKLCIIDTKGSHADLTPEYAAIPPEMKSIAEHFGKTVLREITKDDVMENIVTLREKCGDRAVLRALHFFDENERVAKQEAALEKGRFSEFLKLVNESGDSSLAYLQNIFSAVNVREQGLTIALYLAKKILGSEGACRVHGGGFAGTIQAFVPNNKLEEFKAEMDRVFGDGACHILTIRDCGGTRVLFEV; this is translated from the coding sequence ATGAAAATTCTTTCAATGGGCAAAATATACACCAAGGATAATATGGAAAAACAGCTTCACCGCTACGGGAGTGCGGCTGTTGAATTCAAAAAGTATTTTGGTGTAAAGCCTGAGTTCTTTTTCAGCGCACCTGGCAGAACGGAAGTCGGCGGAAATCACACCGACCATAATCTTGGCTGCGTGCTTGCCGCAGGTGTTTCACTTGACATTATCGCAGCGGTAATACCCGCCGATGACGGCTATATCACCGTAAAATCCGAGGGCTTCCCTACCGATGTAGTTGATATCTGCGATACAGAACCACGTGAGAACGAAAAGAACACTTCCTCCGCCCTGATACGAGGCGTAGCTGATGGATTCAAAAAGAACGGTCATAAGCTTGGCGGTTTCAAAGCTTATATGACTTCCGAGGTATTACAGGGCTCGGGGCTTTCCTCATCAGCGGCTTATGAGGTCATCATCGGAACGATACTTAACGGACTTTACAACGATGGCAAGATCAACGATGTTGAGATTGCTAAGATCGCTCAGTATGCTGAAAATGTCCACTTTGGCAAACCCTCTGGACTGATGGATCAGATGGCTTCATCTGTAGGCGGACTGATAACAATTGATTTCAAAGACAAGGATGCTCCGTTGGTACAGTGCGTAAACTATGATTTTTCCGAAAGTGGTCACAAGCTCTGCATCATCGATACCAAAGGCAGTCACGCCGATCTTACCCCCGAATATGCGGCTATCCCACCCGAGATGAAGAGCATTGCCGAGCATTTCGGTAAAACAGTTCTCCGTGAAATAACAAAGGACGATGTTATGGAGAATATCGTCACACTAAGAGAAAAATGCGGGGACAGAGCCGTGCTGAGGGCTCTGCATTTCTTCGATGAGAACGAGAGAGTCGCAAAGCAGGAAGCCGCCCTTGAAAAAGGTAGATTCAGCGAGTTTTTAAAGCTTGTAAACGAAAGCGGCGATTCATCGCTGGCATATTTGCAAAATATCTTTTCGGCTGTGAATGTCCGTGAACAGGGTCTGACTATTGCGCTGTATCTTGCAAAAAAGATACTGGGCAGCGAAGGCGCGTGCAGAGTACACGGCGGCGGTTTTGCAGGAACGATTCAGGCATTCGTGCCAAATAACAAACTTGAAGAATTCAAAGCAGAAATGGACAGAGTGTTCGGCGATGGCGCCTGCCATATACTGACTATCCGCGATTGCGGAGGAACAAGGGTGCTGTTTGAAGTATGA
- the trmB gene encoding tRNA (guanosine(46)-N7)-methyltransferase TrmB, with translation MRMRRKSNLEERLAACGDKILYLDRDVLDFSVKDDRDLLDIAGIFGNDNPVELEIGCGKGQFICELAKREPNVNFLAVEVSSNVIVDAAEAVIAQGIENVRFMRGNARYLDCFIPAGLIKRIYLNFSCPYPKNTYANHRLTHGEFLEIYKRLLAEGGEIHQKTDNMHFFEFSLEQFSENGYGLKNISLDLHNSGFEGNIVTEYEKRFSDMGMPIYRLEAYVR, from the coding sequence ATGAGAATGAGAAGAAAAAGCAACCTCGAAGAAAGACTTGCAGCCTGCGGCGATAAGATACTTTATCTTGACCGCGATGTGCTTGATTTTTCTGTAAAGGACGACCGTGACCTGCTGGATATCGCCGGTATCTTTGGAAACGATAATCCCGTTGAACTGGAGATCGGCTGCGGCAAAGGTCAGTTCATATGCGAACTTGCAAAGCGCGAACCGAATGTGAACTTCCTTGCAGTTGAGGTCAGCTCAAATGTCATCGTCGATGCAGCCGAGGCTGTCATCGCACAGGGCATAGAGAATGTACGCTTCATGAGGGGCAACGCCAGATACCTGGACTGCTTTATCCCCGCGGGACTCATAAAGCGCATATACCTTAATTTTAGCTGTCCCTACCCCAAAAACACCTACGCTAACCACAGACTGACTCACGGAGAGTTTCTTGAAATATACAAGCGTCTCCTCGCCGAAGGCGGAGAGATCCATCAGAAAACCGATAATATGCACTTTTTCGAGTTTTCTCTGGAACAGTTCTCCGAGAACGGCTACGGTCTCAAAAACATTTCCCTCGACCTGCATAACAGCGGTTTTGAGGGCAATATCGTAACCGAATACGAAAAGCGTTTTTCGGATATGGGTATGCCGATATACAGGCTTGAAGCTTACGTAAGATAA
- a CDS encoding RNA 2'-phosphotransferase yields the protein MSAIKNDDVSLGRFISLVLRHEPSAAGIELDSEGWAVVDDLIRGVCDTGRNLDMETLERIVRENNKKRYSFNEDKTKIRANQGHSIDVHIDMKIMSPPDVLYHGTSDRFIESIKEKGILKMSRQYVHLSKDIDTAVKVGKRHGKPVVLVIDTAKMSADGFIFRLSDNGVWQSEDIPWKYVAEIKYP from the coding sequence ATGTCGGCAATAAAAAATGATGATGTATCTCTTGGGCGGTTCATCAGTCTGGTACTAAGGCATGAACCTTCTGCGGCAGGAATTGAACTGGACAGCGAAGGCTGGGCAGTTGTGGACGACTTGATTCGAGGAGTCTGCGATACAGGAAGAAATCTGGATATGGAAACCCTTGAACGGATAGTCCGCGAAAACAATAAGAAGCGTTATTCCTTTAATGAAGATAAGACCAAAATAAGAGCCAATCAGGGTCACAGCATCGATGTTCATATCGATATGAAGATAATGAGTCCGCCCGATGTACTTTATCACGGGACTTCTGACAGGTTTATTGAAAGTATAAAGGAAAAGGGCATACTTAAAATGTCAAGGCAGTATGTTCATTTGTCTAAGGATATTGACACTGCCGTTAAAGTCGGGAAACGACACGGAAAACCTGTAGTACTTGTCATAGATACAGCTAAAATGTCTGCTGACGGATTTATTTTCCGCCTTTCAGATAACGGTGTATGGCAGAGTGAGGATATTCCGTGGAAGTACGTCGCTGAAATAAAATATCCATGA
- a CDS encoding DUF2975 domain-containing protein produces the protein MVNELTGWSEMKSLKLSRLLVLGMFFLLIVLMFTSYIIAGWFSAISVGSGVIKSNLTGAVTAMICICDVFALIAVAALHKLLSNISKDEVFISQNTLCLRIISWCCVFAGLTMVFFSLWRFEFLFPAFFAMFLGLIIRVLKNVLEKAVELKSENDFTI, from the coding sequence ATGGTAAACGAATTAACAGGCTGGTCAGAAATGAAATCGCTGAAGCTTTCAAGGCTTCTGGTATTGGGAATGTTTTTCCTGCTGATAGTGCTGATGTTCACATCCTACATAATCGCAGGATGGTTCAGCGCGATATCGGTAGGCAGCGGAGTTATAAAAAGCAATCTTACAGGTGCAGTTACAGCGATGATATGCATATGCGATGTTTTCGCACTGATAGCAGTAGCCGCACTTCACAAACTGCTTTCAAACATTTCCAAGGACGAAGTTTTCATTTCACAGAACACACTCTGCCTCAGGATAATATCCTGGTGCTGCGTTTTCGCGGGACTGACGATGGTATTTTTCAGCCTGTGGAGATTTGAATTTCTCTTCCCTGCTTTTTTTGCAATGTTCCTCGGTCTTATAATCCGCGTTTTAAAGAACGTTCTGGAAAAAGCAGTCGAACTGAAATCAGAAAATGATTTCACAATATGA
- a CDS encoding helix-turn-helix domain-containing protein, with the protein MAIIVNLDVMMAKRKISSNELAEKIGITAANLSILKTGKAKAVRFSTLDKICEVLECQPGDILEFRK; encoded by the coding sequence ATGGCTATAATCGTTAACCTCGATGTGATGATGGCAAAGCGGAAGATATCATCAAACGAACTTGCAGAAAAAATAGGTATCACCGCAGCAAACCTTTCTATCCTCAAAACAGGAAAAGCAAAAGCTGTACGTTTTTCCACCCTCGATAAGATCTGCGAGGTACTGGAGTGTCAGCCGGGAGATATCCTGGAATTCAGAAAATAA
- a CDS encoding DUF4153 domain-containing protein: MEINNPINGQDNVPQSDVKTMPMPFGEYPSVIQKEQIVFTKAEKILSITAFIIAYGVVQFAILNTSGFFTTGVFLLLFAVVIGYLKKTGHKFMTSHKILAAEIIAFSTVFSLTANDFIKTLDMIFLLPAGAYLVYGVCAEKDLFGKFSIFELLKCSIENPISHSGKEFSAVGSTVNVKESGAKIKAVIGGLILAIPLTLIVGGLLMSADKGVESILTNLSGFVNFSNIIPAICKIIPAAPIAGYLFGLLYSHTHPEKTKALNEENCTSFISKLRFISNTAVYISVTPICLLYVLFFISQANYFLSAFSNRLPADYSYAEYARRGFFELFAIELINAGVIFAINFFSKKSGEEKPRALRFYTVMISFFTLLITATAISKMVLYIQNYGLTQLRVYTTWFMVLTAMIFVYVIIRQFKTDFRFMRAAALTFTLMFALLCFSRPDAIIARYNMEYCSEQLTFSDIKEMCDLSSDASAVVTEDQYKELINSKYMNDDSSRDLYINKEINGDEYICNRAGRKLDKSVYNYFNFSALKLNEQISK; this comes from the coding sequence ATGGAGATCAATAACCCAATAAACGGACAGGATAATGTCCCACAGTCTGATGTAAAGACAATGCCGATGCCTTTCGGAGAATATCCCTCAGTCATTCAAAAGGAACAGATAGTTTTCACAAAAGCCGAGAAGATCCTTTCTATAACAGCATTTATCATCGCCTATGGAGTTGTGCAGTTTGCGATTTTAAACACCTCAGGCTTTTTCACAACAGGAGTATTTTTGCTTTTATTCGCTGTGGTGATAGGATATCTGAAAAAGACCGGTCACAAATTCATGACTTCACACAAGATCTTGGCAGCTGAGATAATAGCTTTTTCCACAGTTTTTTCACTGACAGCAAACGACTTCATCAAAACGCTCGATATGATATTCCTTCTGCCCGCCGGTGCGTATCTGGTATATGGCGTGTGCGCTGAAAAAGATCTTTTCGGCAAATTCTCAATATTCGAGCTTCTGAAATGTTCGATAGAGAACCCGATATCCCATTCGGGAAAAGAATTCTCAGCCGTCGGAAGTACGGTAAACGTAAAAGAATCGGGCGCAAAGATCAAGGCTGTCATAGGCGGACTTATTCTTGCTATCCCGCTTACCTTGATCGTAGGCGGACTGCTGATGTCCGCTGACAAAGGGGTAGAATCAATACTCACGAACCTTTCTGGATTTGTAAATTTCTCCAATATTATACCAGCTATCTGTAAGATCATTCCTGCAGCTCCGATTGCCGGGTATTTATTCGGACTGTTGTATTCACATACCCACCCCGAAAAGACAAAAGCACTCAACGAGGAAAACTGCACATCTTTTATCAGTAAGCTTCGTTTTATATCTAACACTGCAGTGTACATTTCGGTAACGCCAATATGCTTGCTTTACGTGCTTTTCTTCATTTCACAGGCGAATTATTTTCTGTCAGCTTTTTCAAACAGACTTCCTGCTGATTACAGCTATGCAGAGTACGCAAGGCGCGGATTCTTTGAGCTTTTCGCAATAGAGCTTATAAATGCAGGCGTTATATTTGCAATCAACTTTTTCTCTAAAAAATCAGGTGAAGAAAAGCCCCGCGCACTTAGATTTTACACTGTGATGATATCGTTTTTCACCCTGCTTATCACAGCAACAGCAATCAGTAAAATGGTGCTTTATATCCAGAATTACGGGCTGACCCAACTTCGCGTCTACACCACATGGTTCATGGTTCTGACTGCAATGATATTCGTGTACGTGATAATCAGGCAGTTCAAGACTGATTTTCGTTTCATGCGTGCAGCCGCTTTGACATTCACGCTGATGTTCGCACTGCTGTGCTTCTCTCGCCCTGATGCGATAATAGCGAGATACAACATGGAATATTGCTCAGAGCAGCTTACTTTTAGCGATATCAAGGAGATGTGTGACCTTTCATCTGATGCTTCAGCTGTTGTAACCGAAGATCAGTACAAGGAGCTCATCAACAGCAAATACATGAATGACGACTCTTCCAGGGATCTTTACATCAACAAAGAGATCAATGGCGATGAATATATATGCAACCGCGCAGGCAGAAAGCTGGATAAATCAGTATATAACTATTTCAATTTTTCAGCATTAAAGCTTAATGAGCAGATATCGAAATGA
- the fsa gene encoding fructose-6-phosphate aldolase: MKLFVDTANVDDIREAESLGVICGVTTNPSLIAKEGRVFEEVVKEITEIVDGPISAEVISLEADKMVEEAIPLSKIHKNIVIKLPMCAEGLKACKRLTEMGIKTNVTLIFSAAQAILAANAGATYVSPFLGRLDDIGMTGMDLIEEIADIFSVQGIKTEIIAASIRNPIHVVDAARAGCDIATVPMGVIRQMIKHPLTDNGIERFLKDWETVPNK; this comes from the coding sequence ATGAAGTTATTTGTTGATACCGCTAACGTTGATGACATCAGAGAAGCAGAGTCACTTGGTGTTATTTGCGGCGTTACTACTAACCCTTCTCTTATTGCTAAAGAGGGAAGAGTATTTGAAGAAGTTGTCAAGGAGATAACAGAGATCGTTGACGGTCCTATTTCCGCCGAGGTCATCTCTCTTGAAGCTGACAAGATGGTAGAAGAGGCTATACCTCTTTCCAAAATACATAAGAATATCGTTATCAAGCTGCCTATGTGCGCTGAAGGTCTGAAAGCTTGCAAAAGACTGACAGAGATGGGCATAAAGACAAACGTAACACTGATATTCTCCGCTGCACAGGCTATACTTGCTGCAAACGCAGGTGCTACCTACGTTTCACCTTTCCTGGGCAGACTTGATGATATAGGCATGACAGGTATGGATCTTATCGAGGAGATAGCTGATATATTCTCGGTACAGGGCATCAAGACTGAGATCATTGCCGCATCCATCAGAAATCCTATACACGTTGTTGACGCTGCAAGAGCAGGTTGTGATATCGCAACTGTTCCTATGGGTGTTATCAGACAGATGATCAAGCATCCTCTGACCGATAACGGAATTGAGCGTTTTCTTAAGGATTGGGAGACTGTTCCCAATAAGTAA
- a CDS encoding endo-1,4-beta-xylanase produces MKKQLTVFICAAMLLCSCGKNTENNNKSQSKQQNSQAQSSSTAYESKTAELPSLKEIYAEDFYVGTAVSPYQLAEPDCISLIKEQFNSMTCENEMKPDSLLDKQTTLSDIEKYRECPAVHFDKCKEQLEFAKENGIKMRGHTLIWYSQTPEWLFYKDYDTSGELADRELMLKRMENYIKSVFEWADSEYPGLFYAWDVVNEAAADQGKAMRDCLWLQTISDDYIEKAFEYARKYQPAGVKLYYNDYNAFQINKQLEIIDFLRPVAEAGNIDGVGMQSHIGTWCNTESYGEALRRYNTELGVEISITELDISKDNSEDWQKTQGDYAQKFMEKILQLKSDGVPITSFTVWGLKDTMSWKSNESPLFFDGKMNAKPSFYGLVAAKDPDAAVIEDN; encoded by the coding sequence ATGAAAAAACAGCTTACTGTATTTATATGTGCAGCAATGCTTCTGTGCAGCTGCGGAAAGAACACTGAGAACAACAATAAGTCGCAAAGCAAGCAGCAGAACTCTCAGGCACAGAGTAGTAGTACTGCATATGAATCGAAAACCGCAGAGCTGCCATCACTAAAAGAAATATACGCCGAAGATTTTTATGTAGGCACAGCGGTATCTCCTTATCAGCTTGCCGAGCCCGATTGTATATCATTAATAAAGGAACAGTTCAACAGTATGACCTGTGAAAACGAGATGAAGCCCGATTCCTTACTTGATAAGCAGACAACACTTTCTGATATTGAAAAATACCGCGAATGTCCTGCCGTGCATTTTGACAAATGCAAAGAACAGCTTGAATTTGCCAAAGAGAACGGCATAAAGATGCGAGGACATACTCTCATATGGTACTCTCAGACACCCGAATGGCTATTTTATAAGGATTACGACACCTCCGGTGAACTTGCCGACAGAGAGCTTATGCTCAAGCGCATGGAAAACTATATCAAATCGGTGTTTGAATGGGCAGATTCAGAATACCCGGGACTATTCTATGCCTGGGACGTTGTCAATGAAGCCGCTGCAGATCAGGGAAAGGCAATGCGTGACTGTCTTTGGCTTCAGACGATAAGCGATGACTACATCGAGAAAGCTTTTGAGTACGCAAGAAAATACCAGCCCGCGGGTGTAAAACTATATTATAACGACTACAACGCTTTCCAGATAAATAAACAGTTGGAGATAATCGATTTTCTCAGACCCGTTGCAGAAGCCGGGAATATCGACGGAGTCGGTATGCAGTCCCATATCGGCACATGGTGTAATACCGAAAGCTACGGTGAAGCTCTCAGAAGATACAACACGGAACTTGGCGTTGAGATATCCATCACAGAACTTGATATAAGCAAAGATAACTCAGAGGACTGGCAGAAAACTCAAGGTGATTACGCACAGAAATTCATGGAGAAAATACTTCAGCTAAAAAGCGATGGTGTTCCCATAACCAGCTTTACTGTCTGGGGCCTTAAGGATACAATGAGTTGGAAAAGCAATGAAAGCCCACTCTTTTTCGACGGTAAAATGAACGCAAAGCCTTCTTTTTACGGCCTGGTGGCAGCGAAAGATCCTGATGCAGCAGTTATAGAAGACAATTGA
- a CDS encoding transglutaminase-like domain-containing protein — protein sequence MELYLRILLGIAVWFITFVSGMKIYQIYKNKAKKPVPDEDRIDVLRKYSEYEEIEVKNKHYPEMELNHPVPEILHKYDYSSYCNRNGDEIVFSMLDFVCDHFKHYSHGVLPSNPSLVSVVRSCEENEQKTNCRGLSLILSELLRINGIRARHVTCKPYEEPFRDCHVVVDCLMPSGSRIMLDPTYRLYFTDGNGEYVSLRQLREAIIAGKTLHPNKTASYNGTGFNYDEYIEYMSKNLLRLNTNYRLNDTDSISSQIELIPKGYSTKGYSRKVQYTTSPEYFWNIGEN from the coding sequence ATGGAACTTTATTTGCGTATACTTTTGGGCATAGCTGTTTGGTTCATTACATTTGTGAGCGGTATGAAAATCTACCAGATATATAAAAACAAAGCCAAAAAGCCTGTCCCCGATGAAGATAGGATAGATGTACTGAGAAAATACTCGGAATACGAAGAAATAGAAGTCAAAAACAAGCATTATCCTGAAATGGAATTAAACCATCCCGTACCCGAAATACTGCACAAATATGATTATTCTTCTTATTGCAATAGAAATGGGGATGAGATCGTATTTTCAATGCTGGATTTTGTTTGTGATCATTTCAAGCATTATAGTCATGGTGTACTACCTAGTAACCCAAGTCTTGTGAGTGTTGTTAGAAGCTGTGAAGAAAATGAACAAAAAACCAATTGCAGAGGATTATCACTGATCCTCTCAGAGCTTCTGCGAATAAATGGTATCAGAGCCAGACACGTAACTTGTAAACCATATGAAGAGCCGTTTCGGGATTGCCATGTTGTAGTAGATTGTCTGATGCCCTCAGGTTCAAGAATAATGCTTGACCCTACATATCGGCTTTACTTTACAGATGGTAACGGAGAATATGTTTCATTGCGGCAGCTTCGAGAAGCAATTATCGCAGGTAAAACACTTCACCCGAATAAAACCGCTTCATATAACGGAACCGGATTTAACTATGATGAATACATAGAATATATGTCGAAAAATCTTCTGAGATTAAATACAAATTATCGCTTGAACGATACAGACTCTATTTCCTCCCAGATCGAACTTATCCCAAAAGGATACAGCACTAAGGGTTATTCAAGAAAAGTGCAATACACTACATCACCGGAATATTTCTGGAACATAGGTGAGAATTAA
- a CDS encoding CBS domain-containing protein, with product MNILKLLHPKACIEYLYNDCTARQTLEKMKNHGYSAVPVIDREGRFVKTVSEGDFLRFMVEKGMYDIREMESFPLEKIPPKIQMQTVNVSSTVEDLILLSMDQNFVPVIDDRGIFIGIVTRKDILDYCYKTIMHQDSSETTTEKV from the coding sequence ATGAACATCTTGAAATTATTGCACCCTAAGGCGTGCATAGAATATCTTTACAATGACTGCACTGCAAGACAGACCCTTGAAAAAATGAAGAACCACGGTTATTCCGCCGTTCCTGTTATCGACAGAGAGGGCAGGTTCGTAAAAACAGTGTCCGAGGGCGATTTTCTGCGTTTCATGGTAGAAAAAGGTATGTATGATATCCGTGAGATGGAAAGCTTTCCGCTTGAAAAAATACCCCCGAAGATACAAATGCAAACCGTGAACGTGTCTTCGACTGTGGAAGATCTGATACTTCTGAGCATGGATCAGAACTTTGTTCCTGTCATCGATGACAGAGGCATATTTATCGGTATCGTCACAAGAAAGGATATACTGGATTATTGCTACAAGACGATCATGCATCAGGACAGCAGTGAAACTACGACCGAAAAGGTTTAA